Within the Naumovozyma castellii chromosome 1, complete genome genome, the region TAGCAtcccaattttttttactgTCagtatttgaattttgtcTTGTTAAAAGTGACCATGTGCAATTCCCCATATACTGATCCGAGCATTCAGATGGTTTATAGTAGTTATCGTACAGATGAAAGGTCTTGTTCATGTATGGAATCTGATTAgaagtttcttcaaagttaCTCTTCTCGTTAAAATTGTCATGATTTACCTTTGGTATTTTATTCTCATCTCTAGGTGCAATAGTCacaatatcatcattaattcCATTATCCTTAAGTAACTTTTCTAACCTAGCTACTTCCTGTTCTAACTGCTCGGTGTATCCTTTAGCGAATCCTCTCCTCTTTAGTCTCTCAGTTGTTCTGCAAGGAATACCTGCCTTCATACAGGGTGTACAATCTGGGGTTCTATCGTCacatttgattttttttagtCTACACCTATCACATGCTTGTTTCCTCTTAATGAAGATGGAGTCTTGAACAAAAACTTGTCCAGaattctttctctttttctGGAGGTTATTAGCATTAGGTTCTGAATCCACCAGTTCTCTAGTTCGTTTCTGATCCAGTGGCATTCTCccttttgtttttttctaGATTTTCCTTGTTTTAGCTTGTTGATTTACGTGGTCCCCCTTATTTACAAGGGTATTAAAAATACGATGCGATACAGTATTTAGAGTTTTATAGGGACTGCATATATAGACAGATAACGCGGTTCCTCCTATCCTACTGGTTCTAATAAGTTCCTTCTTCCCATATGACGTCTGCATAAAAATGTCTCAGGGCCATTGATACGCAACTTATTCCCCATCAACATTGAATACTTGAATAATTGCTTCAATCAATCATCTCTTACCAAATCGCAAtcataaaaaaaaaaataaactgcgcaggaaaaaaaatagcCGCCCAATTTGTTTCGGACATACGGAACACTTAGCCCTAACTAAGCCCTATTAGAACCCTAGGGCTagttttatatatattacgTAAACAATATACAAAAGATTGAAACTGTTATGTAACAAACtactgaaaaatatttcaaccATCAGATCAAGTTACTGACCTGATCTGGGAAGAAAACCATTAGAAAGTTGATCCAAACTCACTTCAAATCCACATCCATATACCAAGGGTACTATCAGATATTTACTTTAAATGAAACCTTTCCATGGTATCACATTTTGTCCCACAGCACTCGATGATGCAACATCTAAATCAATATCGAAAAAGATTATAAAATTAGGTGGTGAATATGCAAAGGATTTAACGCGTCAATGTATGGTATTAGTGGTGGGCTTTTCAACGGATACAAATAAGTATAAGTTCGCTGTGCAATATCGATATgatatcatcttcatcagttATAGaatcattgatgaattatacCAACTTTGGTTAGCTGGTGAGGACATTACTTTGAAGGAACATTCATCGTTTAAGGCCTGGGAACACAACCAGGTGGAGAGAATGTTGCAGGTCTTGAAAGCAAGATATTCTGCTGATCCtctgaagaatttttatttgtttgtaGGAAGGATATCCAGCGATTTGCATTCTGtcaatgaaattgaaacaatatCTCACGAGTTAGGTTGTTATAAATGTGAAGTCTCGCAATTTCTGAAAGATGCGAAATCACTTAATCCATCAAGGAACATTGTTTTTATTACAGATTCTGCTACAGGTATACGAGTAAATGCAGCACGAGATCAAGGAATTCCAATAGTTCATCAGAAATGGATAGTAGACTGTCAAATTAGAGGTGCTATGCTACAATTTGATCCATATTATTTAACTGATAATGTAGCCAAGTTAtcctttgaagaaattgggaGAGGTGCATGTAACTGTTGGGCAAAAATGGGAACGAAACATgggaataataatgaacttttgaataatgatacTTCAAGTGCCCCAATGGTAACGTCTtctatatatttaaatgacaaatcaaaattgatcaataaatttaaaccACAGGGTGAAAAGTTATGGCAAAATGTAATGGAAAACGACTTCAGatcaaaaattaaagatacAAAACCTTTACTGCCGACGAACTACAATCCTggtaatgataatgaacGTTCACCGATATTccaaaataaatcatttttcttccacAAAGCGTTTACTCCCAAACAAATTATGATTCTTACTAAAGTAATTAGAAAAAATGGAGGCCAAGCGGAGATGCACTTGAACGAAAACATATCATTTGACTATTTACTTGTTCCTAGTGACATCCCAACTGAAGAATTAGGATTAGAGGAGGATGATATGGATGATCCTCTTGCATCTGCATCACCCGTCactgaatttttcatcgaAAGATGCTTGCATTACAAAAAACTAATATCACCGTTAGATTCTTGGTCTAAAccattttattattcagAAAAGTTTTTAATAAACCCAGCAACTGCTTTACTTCACAGTCATAATAACAAATACCTCAATATTGCCATCACAGGTTTCCATGGGGTAGAATTATTACACCTTACTAAAATATTACATATTCTTAAACCAAATGGaataaaattcaatgaatatCTAACAAAAGACACAGATGTACTACTTATAAATCTGGCTGCCCTATCAAGTATACCACACTCACACTCGCTTTGGCAAAATGAATTTAGCGATctatttaaagaagattCTAATTCACAACCACAAGAGAAAAAGAGCCAAGTCTTTAGgaattcaatgaaaaggaagattGAATATGTTAAGAGGGATCACCATATTCCACTTGTCACACCCGCGTTTTTAATTAGTCTTCTTAGACAATCCAAGAATTTGTTAAGTACTAATAACCCTCGAAATTCAGAAAAGATTCATCTTAACAATATTAA harbors:
- the DPB11 gene encoding protein kinase activating protein DPB11 (ancestral locus Anc_1.276); translated protein: MKPFHGITFCPTALDDATSKSISKKIIKLGGEYAKDLTRQCMVLVVGFSTDTNKYKFAVQYRYDIIFISYRIIDELYQLWLAGEDITLKEHSSFKAWEHNQVERMLQVLKARYSADPLKNFYLFVGRISSDLHSVNEIETISHELGCYKCEVSQFLKDAKSLNPSRNIVFITDSATGIRVNAARDQGIPIVHQKWIVDCQIRGAMLQFDPYYLTDNVAKLSFEEIGRGACNCWAKMGTKHGNNNELLNNDTSSAPMVTSSIYLNDKSKLINKFKPQGEKLWQNVMENDFRSKIKDTKPLLPTNYNPGNDNERSPIFQNKSFFFHKAFTPKQIMILTKVIRKNGGQAEMHLNENISFDYLLVPSDIPTEELGLEEDDMDDPLASASPVTEFFIERCLHYKKLISPLDSWSKPFYYSEKFLINPATALLHSHNNKYLNIAITGFHGVELLHLTKILHILKPNGIKFNEYLTKDTDVLLINLAALSSIPHSHSLWQNEFSDLFKEDSNSQPQEKKSQVFRNSMKRKIEYVKRDHHIPLVTPAFLISLLRQSKNLLSTNNPRNSEKIHLNNINWCISCPKGNKLDFVCELVRNDSLNENVDVNEKIFDWRSTTPINYKIDTPLLSPSKRTSSMMSPPKIRSKTDEVLSKMQNSAISENSSRIVRKRIKSIQQEEHHSIMNSAPLPERLISPLNTPLKKPKLDHSKPKPTITRTSSWGTMMSEELENNEKLKIKEQSNNQQNTNIEASANNMGLTQVTYGSPSSGASKLVGAVSRTRRLTRKKVEQLGL